The proteins below come from a single Parageobacillus toebii NBRC 107807 genomic window:
- a CDS encoding FUSC family protein, whose protein sequence is MKLGARIFKTGIAVTLALFLASLLHFPSPVFAGISAVFAMQPTIYRSYLSLIEQVQANIIGAAFAIIAVLLFGRDPFIIGLTLMIVIALCLKMRLESTISVALVTVIAIMEYTDREFIKFAVIRFSTIMLGVFAAFIVNLIFLPPKYEKRLYAQINENTENILKWIRIHIRHASEHHILKEDIEKMKEDMTKLEHLYLMYKEERTYSRKNRFQKSRKLVLYRQMIVVANRALDTLKILHRFENELYHMPLELQQAIRSQLDSLLHYHEQILLKFIGKTKCHPRTETVMETHQERTRLIEAFYAHHQQKNEYYLFSLIGAIIDYSEQLEHLDKLIDSFQHYHHDAALVKNLASH, encoded by the coding sequence ATGAAGCTCGGTGCCCGCATTTTCAAAACGGGAATCGCCGTTACATTAGCGCTTTTTCTAGCATCCCTATTACACTTTCCCTCTCCTGTATTTGCGGGAATTTCCGCAGTTTTTGCAATGCAGCCGACGATTTACCGTTCCTATTTATCATTGATTGAACAAGTCCAAGCCAATATCATTGGCGCTGCATTTGCCATTATTGCTGTTCTTTTGTTCGGACGTGACCCGTTCATTATCGGCCTTACGCTCATGATCGTTATCGCTCTTTGCTTAAAAATGCGCCTCGAGTCAACGATATCGGTAGCATTAGTTACCGTTATCGCGATTATGGAATATACTGACAGAGAGTTTATCAAATTTGCCGTTATCCGGTTTTCCACCATTATGCTCGGGGTATTCGCTGCCTTTATCGTCAACTTAATTTTTCTTCCTCCAAAATATGAAAAAAGGCTATATGCACAAATTAATGAAAACACGGAAAATATTTTAAAATGGATTCGCATCCATATAAGGCATGCGTCCGAGCACCATATTTTAAAAGAAGACATTGAAAAAATGAAAGAAGATATGACAAAACTCGAGCATCTTTACTTAATGTATAAAGAAGAGCGCACGTACTCGCGAAAAAATCGTTTTCAAAAATCACGAAAACTTGTGCTATATCGGCAAATGATCGTAGTCGCAAACAGAGCGCTCGATACATTAAAAATTCTTCATCGTTTTGAAAACGAGTTGTACCACATGCCGCTTGAGTTGCAGCAAGCCATCCGCTCACAACTAGACAGTCTGCTTCATTACCATGAACAAATATTGCTAAAGTTTATTGGTAAAACAAAATGTCATCCTCGTACAGAAACAGTGATGGAAACCCATCAAGAAAGAACTCGTTTAATTGAAGCATTTTACGCACATCACCAGCAAAAAAACGAATATTACCTCTTTTCATTAATAGGAGCGATTATCGATTATAGCGAACAATTAGAACATCTTGATAAATTGATTGACAGCTTCCAACATTATCATCATGATGCTGCCTTAGTAAAAAATTTAGCTAGTCACTAA
- a CDS encoding ABC transporter ATP-binding protein, with translation MAIIRRYMQFVRPYKWYIIATMIIGIIKFAIPLLIPLLLKYVVDEIIANTKLPMSVKTERLWWAIAVMLVIFVLIRPIVEYYRQYFAQWTASKVLYDIRNRLFTHMQKLSFTYYSNHRTGEIISRVINDVEQTKDFIITGLMNLWLDMTTIIIALIIMMKMDIKLTLVSISTLPLYAFSVKYFFGRLRQRTRMRSQALAELQAYLHERVQGMPVIKSLAIEEEEQKRFSEQNNNFLTKALMHTSWNAKSFSVVNTVTDIAPIIVIGYAGYQVLIGHITVGTLVAFVGYIDRLYSPLRRLVNSSTTLTQSFASMDRMFEFLDETYDIVDAPNAMDCKEVKGDIVFENVTFAYNKNEPPVLRDISFSVKAGETIALVGMSGGGKSTLVSLIPRFYDVTKGRILLDGIDIRDIRVRSLRDQIGMVFQDSFLFSDSVKENILLGKPGATDEEVIAAAKAANAHDFIMNLPDGYDTKVGERGIKLSGGQKQRIAIARVFLKNPPLLIFDEATSALDLESEHYIQEAMERLAKNRTTFIVAHRLSTITHADRIFLIEDGKIVESGTHDELMARKGQYYHLFTIQQLNYTE, from the coding sequence TTGGCAATTATTCGCCGCTATATGCAATTTGTGCGTCCATATAAATGGTATATTATCGCAACGATGATCATCGGAATTATTAAGTTTGCGATTCCGCTTCTCATTCCGCTGTTATTAAAATATGTCGTTGATGAAATTATCGCAAATACGAAGTTGCCGATGTCCGTCAAGACAGAGCGTCTTTGGTGGGCTATCGCTGTGATGTTAGTGATTTTTGTCCTCATTCGCCCGATTGTCGAATATTATCGGCAATATTTTGCGCAGTGGACGGCAAGCAAAGTGCTCTATGACATTCGCAATCGATTATTTACACATATGCAAAAATTAAGCTTTACGTATTACTCTAACCATCGCACAGGGGAAATTATTTCGCGTGTGATTAACGATGTCGAGCAAACGAAAGATTTTATTATTACAGGTCTGATGAATCTTTGGCTAGATATGACCACGATTATTATTGCACTTATTATTATGATGAAGATGGATATTAAATTAACGCTTGTTTCCATCAGTACGCTGCCGCTTTATGCATTTTCCGTAAAATACTTTTTCGGGCGTTTGCGGCAACGGACGAGAATGCGTTCCCAAGCGCTGGCGGAACTGCAAGCATACTTGCACGAACGAGTACAAGGAATGCCGGTGATTAAAAGTCTTGCGATCGAAGAAGAGGAACAGAAACGTTTTTCCGAACAAAACAACAATTTTTTAACAAAGGCGCTTATGCATACGAGCTGGAATGCAAAATCGTTCTCTGTTGTGAATACAGTGACAGATATTGCCCCCATCATTGTGATTGGCTATGCCGGCTATCAAGTATTGATTGGTCATATTACCGTCGGAACATTGGTTGCTTTCGTCGGTTATATTGATCGGCTTTATAGCCCGTTGCGCCGCCTTGTGAACTCGTCAACGACATTAACGCAGTCGTTCGCCTCGATGGATCGAATGTTTGAGTTTTTGGATGAGACATATGATATTGTGGATGCGCCAAATGCGATGGACTGCAAGGAAGTAAAAGGGGACATCGTATTTGAAAACGTAACTTTTGCTTATAATAAAAACGAACCGCCTGTACTTCGAGATATTTCGTTTTCCGTAAAAGCGGGTGAAACGATCGCCCTTGTCGGCATGAGCGGGGGAGGAAAATCTACATTAGTAAGCCTTATTCCACGGTTTTATGACGTCACAAAAGGACGCATCTTATTAGACGGCATAGATATTCGCGACATACGCGTCCGCAGTCTTCGCGATCAAATCGGGATGGTGTTCCAAGATAGTTTTTTATTTAGCGATTCGGTGAAAGAAAATATTTTGCTCGGAAAACCAGGTGCGACAGACGAAGAAGTGATTGCCGCCGCAAAAGCGGCCAACGCTCACGATTTTATTATGAATTTGCCGGACGGTTATGATACGAAGGTCGGAGAACGCGGCATTAAATTATCCGGCGGGCAAAAACAGCGAATCGCCATCGCCCGTGTCTTTTTGAAAAATCCTCCGCTTCTTATTTTTGACGAAGCAACATCAGCGCTCGATCTAGAAAGCGAGCATTACATTCAAGAGGCAATGGAACGGCTCGCGAAAAATCGGACTACGTTTATCGTTGCCCATCGCCTGTCAACGATTACTCATGCGGACCGGATTTTTCTTATCGAAGATGGAAAGATTGTTGAAAGCGGCACACATGATGAATTAATGGCCAGAAAAGGACAATATTATCACTTATTTACGATTCAACAATTGAATTACACGGAGTGA